From the Salmo trutta chromosome 25, fSalTru1.1, whole genome shotgun sequence genome, the window TTGCCCATTTATCTACATAAGACAAAACAGAggaaaaattaaaaaaaaaaaaaaaatcacagatcaAATACTAGACCTAAAGTAGACCGTACCATGATAAGTTAAATTTAGGATCTCCTTTCCAGAGATAAGACTGGAGTCTTCTGCAGTAGATGGCTAAAACCTCCAGCATAATACACATTTCCCCAGATAGACTATTTGATTCATTTATTGATTCAAATATCACATTCCTCCTCCTAACCTCTCTGCTCCCCAAGCTAGTCGAGATGAGCTTATCTGCTTCCCAAGCTAGTCGGCTCTCTAGCAGTTGAGCTAGTAGAGACGAGCTTATCTGCTTCCCAaactaaaaaaaaaattgaaagtccATATTTTATCTTTACCGCCAATATCTTGTCTCCCTCTTGTAATCTTCCATCCAGCGCTGCTGCGCCGTTCTCTTTGATTTTTGCCACATAGATCCCACTGTCATTCAGAACATACTGCTGGTCCAGACCTCCCACTATGTTAAACCCTAgacctggagagaaagagagagacatacatacatacatacatacatacatacatacatacatacatacatacagagagagagatatagagagagagatatagagagagagatatagagagagatagagagagagatatatagagagatagatatatagagagagatagagagagagagatagagatatatagagagagagagagatagagagagagatagagagagacagacaaagacagagagagagtacagtaagtgaaagtgaaacagCCTACTGATAACTGTCTGGATATCCAAAGGAGGTGAGGCCATAGAGAAATATAAagcattctaattctatggggaAGGCCATGTAACCATGGTAATGCAGCAGGTAGTACATGTTGGGGACAGGTCAGGAGAAGTCTGCTGATTTGAATGTTGGTATCTATGTGGGACAAAGTACAATCATATTCACTCCAAAAAGCGTATAAAATGCCCTTCCATGCAATCAGGCTTCTTGTCATGTCATAAAATAACATTGCCTAATATCTACATCACCGTAAGGGATGTAAGTGAAAGTGACCTAAAACTTGAGAACTAAATGGTTCTGGGACAAAGacttgcaaacacacacacatttcagttTTGACAGCTAAAATATTGGTATGAGTAGTAGCGAATACTACTTTACAGGGATCGGATTGTCACTTCTGATTATCTGAGAAATGCTATTGGCGTTAAAAATAAATTAGTAGAGGCTATCAGTtagctaacatagctagctagttgctaGCTCGATTCTCATTTGGCTCAGTAACTAGAGGGTGGAAAACTCAAATATCGGTAGCGTTCAAGTTGCAGCCTATTTGCTATGACCAAATTAGATACCAAGTAGGCAAAAGGTGAATAAAAAGACAGCTAGCTgagttacttagctagctagcaagcaacagcTTATGAGCTAGCTACCTAGTTAACCAGGCTATCAGTTTGCtatctagctaggtagctgtcGGGAGTTGCACCTACAAACTATTTTCTTACCTTGTGGTCCTCTTTTCAACTGTATACCCAGCACGGTAGGCGCTGTATACTTTGCTGACCCGTTCATGATGTAAGGAAATCCGAAGGACAAGCTAAATAGctgttttagggggggggggggggtaggtctAAATGTGAAGGTGAACTCATGCAGGAGTTGTGTCTCTGATGCCCTCTGATGGACTACAACTCCACTTCCCAGACGGCTCATCAACCCACTGCTCTTACTTATCATGACCTCTGATTGACCCCCAACCACAAATGTTTCTACCGTTCATGTGCACACAGGAAACAGAGCTTTCCAAAAATACGATACGAGTAGAGTTTTACAAGTGAGTCGTGTACTGTAGCCACCACTCCTAACACACCgacaccagaattacattcattttCCAATGACACGCTGCGTGGTGTGTACGTTGGATTTATCTAACGTATGCGTCCAAACTGTACGCGTAGACCGCTTGACAGAAATGGCAGCAGAAGGAGAATGTTGACCTTTTGTTGcgtacatatccagatgatgctgcgaaCTATTTTGCGCGTTTACTACTCTGTGTCTGAAGCGTAAGAAAaaggaaaaacagcttctgtcgaCCAGTGGTTCACCTCCTGGTCGACAGAAGGTATTGACTAATGATTACAACCCccggcctatccacagggggtattgactaatgattacaacccccggcctatccacagggggtattgactaatgattacaacccccggcctatccacagggggtattgactaatgattacaacccccggcctatccacagggggtattgactaatgattacaacccccggcctatccacagggggtattgactaatgattacacccccggcctatccacagggggtattgactaatgattacaacccccggcctatccacagggggtattgactaatgattacaacccccggcctatccacagggggtattgactaatgattacaacccccggcctatccacagggggttttgactaatgattacaacccccggcctatccacagggggtattgactaatgattacaacccccggcctatccacagggggtattgactaatgattacaacccccggcctatccacagggtgtattgactaatgattacaacccccggcctatccacagggggtattgactaatgattacaacccccggcctatccacagggggtattgactaatgattacaacccccggcctatccacagggggtattgactaatgattacaacccccggcctatccacagggggtattgCTTATGAATGAATACTCATTAGAATATATCACCAGGTATAATGATCAGCGCTCAGGTTTCCCCTCGAtatagatctaggatcagcttcccctccaccAATCCATTAATGGGTAAAATCCacaaactgacccaagatcagcttcccctccaccAATCCATTAATGGGTAACATCCacaaactgacccaagatcagcgtctaaaCAGTTTGCACATGAGCGGGTACTTCAGGCAGAACAATGTGTGACTGCTGAGAACCACTGCTGAAGAAGAAACCATTGATAACTAGTCATAAAATGTATCAGCTCTCTCTTCATTCTTTATTGACAAAAacttcattttgaaaataatactTAGTCTTTGGTAACATCTACAAAGTGATACATTGATTTAGCTACTACAGTTTACATTTCATTTAGCTGTAGATCTGACTACTTAATAATATTTACGGACCTTAAATCAGCGAGATCTAGAGGATTAATACTGGAAAATGTCTAAACACATTTGTTATGATCTTAGCTAAATGAACACTAGGCCAGCCTACAGTACACAGAGGCTCTCGCTATCCTTCTATATTCTAGTCCATGTCCATTCAGCCTTGCAGACAGCATTGCAAATAAAATAGTGGTTCAAAGCAAAAAAGCCACACGGATGTTCAGTCcattggttacacacacacacaacatgcatcATAACCCTGAAAGGCTAATTTGTAATTATAAACAGTAAACAGACATACAAACAATATACAGCCTATTTTGCTGTCATCATGACAACATTGTGAAATGCTAAGGACACGTCCCCTTTGTCCTAGAGACATTTCATGCAGAATAAATATGGTTACTTTCCCTAGAACCGCCGTTAAAAGCAGATATCTCCTTCTCTGTTACATATAGTCTAGTTCCTTGCCCTCATTTGTATAGATTATTACAACGTTAAATGACACAGTCAAATAATTCGATCTCTTTTACCTATAGCCTATAGGACATGCTGTGCAGGGCTTTTCACACCACTGAGCTAAACCGAGCCAAAACCGAGCCAGCCTGGTTACCCATCCACCATAGTTTCTGGAACCATGCTGTAaaggacaaagtgaaaagaaagtGTCCGAGCTAGCAGGTTGGTTTGGGTCAGCACGATAGTGTGAAAAGAGGTATGTGAGCTCCCCTCCCCCCATCCAGATCATTGGCCACAGTGTCAGTCAGGTGAAGTGAACTggactacatcccaaatggcaccctattccctatgtagtgcactactttagaccagagtcctatggcaccctattccctatgtagtgcactacttttgaccggagcctatacggaatagggtgccatttggaactcagacgtagtctctctctctctctcgagtgTTAGATCATGCTTGGGGCCACGCTGTAGAGATTGACATCTCCCACCACGCGCAGCAGGGTGACGTCCTCAAACCCTCCGGCTCTGTGCTCATACTCCAGACAATGGTTCCCATCCACAGCTACTTTAAACGAGTCCTCTTCCACTAGGATCTTCAGCTGCAGGGAGGGAcagtcacaacaacaacaactcagCAATTAAATAAACTTTAGTGTTCAAACGTGAATACAGAGCTTAAAAAGGTGCAATCTTTAATAGTTACTGATCTTTGTCTGAAAAAATGTATTAGAGATTGTAATTAATTTACAGTACAGATAAGTGATTATCTATAGTTGAGGTCACAGTACATCATTACACAACACCAGGGGACCTCAACCCTGCTCAATACTGTACCTCAAAACACCAGGGGACCTCAACCCTGCTCAATACTGTACCTCAAAACACCAGGGGACCCCAACCCTGCTCAATACTGTACCTCAAAACGTTGTCCAGGAACGAAGGGGaagcctccatccctctcctctggaCCCCAACTCCCATCCAGGTTGGAGTTACGGACAACCTGTTGTTCATAGAAACGAGGGTTGAGGTGGAACACAATCTCTTCAtcgtcctcctcatcctcctcttttaAAAAGTCAACATGGAACCTggaataaaaacacattttgttttcatttatCATCACCAATATACACAAAGACCATGCATTTGACTATATATAAGGAGTATGAATGGATATACAGCGCCttaggaaagtatttagacccgttaactttttccacattttgatatgttacagccttattctaaaacggattaaaatgttttttcccccatcaatctacatcacaatagcccataatggcatcacaataccccattatgataaagcaaaaacaggtttagacattttagctaatttataaaataaaaaaaaactgaaatatcacatttccataagtattcagaccgtttgctcagtattttgttgaagcaccattggcagcgattacagcctagagtcttcttgggtatgacgctacaaacttggcatacctgtatttggagagtttctcccattcttctctgcagatcctctcaagctctgtcaggttggatggggagcgtcgctgcacagctattttcaggtctctccagagatgtttgatcgggttcaagtccgcactctggctgggccactcaaggacattcagagacttgtcccgaagccaatcctgcgttgtcctggctgtgtgcttagggtcattgtcctgttggaaggtgaaccttcaccacagtctgagatcctgagcgctctggagcaggttttcatcaaggatcgctctgtactttcccttgatcctgactagtctcccagtccctgccactgaaaaacatccccacagcatgatgctaccaccaccatgcttcaccgtaggaatggtgccaggtttcctccagatgtgacgcttggcattcaggccaaagagttcaatcttggtttcatcagaccagataatcttgtttctcatggtctgagtctttaggtgccttttggcaaactccaagcaggctgtcatgtgctttttactgaggagtggcttccgtctggccactctaccataaagacataattgatggagtgctgcagagatggctgtccttctggaaggttctcccatctcaaaagaggaactctggagctctgtcagagtcagcATCGgattgtctcggagctctacggacaattcctttgaccccatggcttggtttttgctccaatcaatataatttaccacaggtggactccaatcaagttgtagaaacatctccaggatgatcaatggaaacaggattcatctgagctcaatttagagtctcatagcaaagagtccgaatacttatgtaaataaggtatctattttttttatttgtaataaatttgcaaacatttctaaaaacctgttttcactttgtcattatggggtattgtgtgtagattgatgaggatgtttttttatttttatattgaatccattttagaataaagctataacataacaaaatgtggaaaagtcaagaggtctgagtactttctgaaggaactgtacatAAAGACGATGCTTTTGACTATAGATAAGGGgtatgaatgaatggatggatgaatgaacaGATAAATGAACGGATAAATGAATGGATTAATTCATGAATGGCTGaatggtgtgtgtgagtacctACCTTTCTCCTCCAACGATGGGTTCCCCTACAATGGTGATCAACAGCCTGGACATGATGCCAGCATGGAGAGGCAGTTCGTACGGCATCGGCTGAAACGGACGTTATATTTACATGTCATCATCAGATGCACTACCGGAAGTGTCTCAGGAATAATACAATAACAGGTCTAAACTGTcttattgatttgatttgatttttgatttatCAACATATCTAATGTAAAAGTGCAcatttaaagataccacagtacTTCACCCCAATTACTGCACTGGAAAAATCACCatataaatccaatcaattattaTTAGTTACCACATCCAGAGTGGTCAGTAGTGACACTAAAACGTAGCCCTCAGACCAATATACTACCATTGCAGTTTCTAGAATATCAACAGCTTTTTTCCAGCCCTGCAGCAAATCCCTAGCCTGATCCACCATCCTGATCACTGCACTCAGTGTAAGCTGGTGAGATCGGGATGGTCAAACAAGGCTAGAAACCCTCCAAAGAGACACACTGCCTGGACAGAGACGCTGCAGGGAAGACGAGGATAGAAATGCACCAGGAAGCAAGCAAGCGATGTGTAGCGTTTTAAAATCATGTATTTACTCACCAACATGCCTCCTGGAGCTGCTGATCCCCCATATGGTCCCATGGGACCTGGACCGAAAGAGCCAGGGTGACCAGGCTGGGGAGGGAAAACTCCACCGCCCCCAGCACTCCATGATCCAGGGGGGATTGGAGGGAAGGCCCCACCAGGGAACCCAGGGAAGGTGCCTCCTCCAGGGGGGAAGGCAGCTCCTGGACCTCCAGGCCCATACATCCCCCCACCAGGCTGGGCTCCTGGGTAAGGCACGTTGGGGTAGGGTCCTGGGGGTGCTCCAGGGCTAGTCTGGAAGGGTTCAGATGGGTACTGCATTGGGCCTCCAGGGAAATGACCGGGGGTTCCACCAGGGGGGAACTGCCCAGGGAACTGTCCAGGTGCTCCGGGTCCCGCTGGGTACTGTCCAGGTGCTCCGGGTCCCGCTGGGTACTGTCCAGGTGCTCCGGGTCCCGCTGGGTACTGTCCAGGTACCCCTGGTCCGGGCGGGAACCCACCAGGGGCAGAGGGAGCTCCAGGATACTGCCCTGGTGCTCCTGGACCAGAAGAGAACGGTCCTTGGCTTCCAGGGAACTGCCCTGGGGCCCCTGGACCAGACTGTGGGCCCCCAGGGAATCCCCCAGGAGCAGAGGGCTGTGTTGGGGCTCCAGGAGCTGCACCAGGCCACCCTGGGTTAGTGGGCGGAGGAGCGGCTGGGTTGGGGTTACTTGCTTTCTCAGCTTGGCCCGGGACATTGTCCGCTATGGCATCTGCCAGCTGCATACCAGAAAGGGAGATTCATTGGTACCATGATCTTCACCAACACATTTACCAGTTTAAATAACGTATACATTGATGATAAACTTGATTGATAAAAATAGCTAACTCACCGAGAAATCCATGTCCTGAAAGGTAATGGGGGTAAAATAAAGTTGTTAGGTCTGAAGCTTACCATTGACTAAAACTTGACATATAACAGCctgaagtagctagttagctagcaagctatcaCAAGCTACCTAGCTATAAGCTTTTTATTCAACTGGATGGATTACAGACTGGTTAGTGTTGCACACATGCAGAAAGCTAGAAGCTAGCGTCGTGGCTCGATGTACACTTAcgtagttaactagctagcaaacactagctagctagctagctgattagACATATTTATAATGTTCAACGATCAAAGTACAATCAACACATGTTTTAAAAGTACGGTAGCTAGATGATTCAACGTTACCTCGACAAAAGAGAGACGTCTTTCAACAATTTCTAAAGTTAAATACAATAAGAATGTACCAGGttgagattaaaaaaaatactgtacAAAACTCCTGAAAGGAAGTGGACAGTCTGCACACGCCTAGAATATGACGTAAACGTCCGGCGGAACCAAATGGGTGCGTTCCAGAGTCACATGCATTTTCTTGAATTGAAGCCAGTCAGCAATTGAAGATTACCGcagagcaacaacaaaaagtacaaaaaaaaaatgaataaaataagtaAATCTACCTTTTCTCCCTCAACTTTATATGAGTAAAAACTCAATTAGTACAGTATGAAATGATGCGAAAATATGTCAATGAAAGACTGTCAATTCGTGTGGGGCGGCATACTGTTTTTGTTCGCTGGAGATCATGTGTTTTAGTGAGCTTGGCTTCATAGTCATGGTTATCAACTGGTACCGCAGAAATGGAAcctaaatcacagaaaatagatgttgtggtggcagctgcagagatgtACGAGATTTTACTGCAGATGAGTTAACAAGGTGTGTTGAATGATAGTGTTCCGTAGTGATGTGAGGCTTGATTCATAACTCGCTGTTACGCAGGGCGGGcgggtttagggtcattaaatattgtgtggatgaaatGGCGGGTTGAATAGAGAGAAAACTACACCTTAAAAAAATCCATCAATGTATAATTATTGTGCATTTTATATCTATAGCCTACTTTGAGGTTTTTCTTTAACTATTTTAGGTTATCTGGCAATGGTGCATAAGCTTTAGGGCCAAACTGTAAACGCTCCAAATATGCCATTCGCCAAATGGGCAGAATAAGTTATCATCGATCCACGGACGCTAAAGGGGCAATGTCAGAGAtgaattcaataagagaaaatcTGCGAAATgcagagttgaaaataaagagaagggaggtcCAGAAAAGTAGTTTTTTggaaagagcattagtgaggtcggacattgatgttgggcgattaggcctggcttgcagtctgcgttccaattcatcccaaaggtgtttgatggggttgaggtcagggctctatgcaggccagtcaagttcttccataccgatctcgacaaaccatttctgtatggacctcgcttagtGCACGGGgctattgtcatgctgaaacaggaaagggctttccccaaactgttgctacaaagttgaaagcactctagacaattctgtgctttcaactttgtagcaacagtttgtggaaggccctttcctgtttcagcatgacaatagccccgttgtatgctgtagcattaagatttcccttcactagaactaagggacctgtgctttcaactttgtagcaacagtttggggaaggccctttcctgtttcagcatgacaatagccccattgtatgctgtagaattaagatttcccttcactagaactaagggacctagcccaaaccatgaaaaacagcccccgacctttattcttcctccaccaaactttacagttgtcactatgcattcgggcaggtagcgttctcctggcatccgccaaacccagatttgtctgtcggactggcagttggtgaagcgtgattcatcactccagagaacgcgtttccactgctccagagtccaatggcggtgagctttacaccactccagccgattcttgtcattgcgcatggtgatgcaaggcttgtgtgaggctgctcggccatgaaaacccatttcatgaagctcccgaccaacagttattgtgctgacgttgcttccagaggcagtttggaactcggttgtgagtgttgcaaccgaggacagacgatttttacgagctacacacttcagcacttggcgatcccgttctgtgagcttgtgtggcctaccacttcgcggctgagccgttgttgctcctagacgtttccacttcacgataacagcacttacagttgaccggggcagttctagcagggcagtatttgacgaactgacttgttggaaagatggcttCCTATGAtgatgccacattgaaagtcactgagctattcagtaaggccattctacattCGAGCGCAGctccatggagattgcatggcgctGTGCTCTATTTTACAgtgcaagtattcagaccccttgacttgatCCACATTtgattacgttacagccttattctaaaattgtttaaatcgttttttcccctcatcaatctacacacaatacctcatattgacaaagcaaaaacaggtttttagactgAAATATcacagttacataagtattcagacccattacttagtactttgttaaagcacctttggcagcgattacagcctcgagtcttcttgggtatgacgctacaagcttggtacacctgtttttggggagtttctcccattcttctctacagatcctctcaagccctgtcaggttggatggggagcgttgctgcacagctattttcagatctctccagagatgttagatcgggttcaagtccgggctctggatgggccactcaaggacattcacagacttgtccctgaagccactccttagttgtcttagctgtgtgcttagggtcgttgtcctgttagagggccaacctttgcctcagtctgaggtcctgattgcTCTGGAgaagtttttcatcaaggatctctttgtaattttctccgttcatctttcccttgatcctgactagtctcccagtccctgccgctgaaaaacattcccacagcatgatggtgcctccaccatgcttcaccgtagggatggtgccaggtttcctctagatgtgacgcttggtattcaggccaaagagttcaatcttggtttcacaagatcagagaatcttgtttctcatggtctaaaagtctttaggtgccttttggcaaactccaagcgggctgtcatgtgccttttactgaggagtggttccgtctggccactctaccataaaggcctaattggtggagtgctgcagagatggttgtccctctggaaggttcttcaatctccacagaggaactctggagctctgtcagagtgaccatcgggttcttggtcacctccctgaccaaggcccttctcccacgattactcagtttggccgggcggccagctctaataAGAGTATTGATGGTTCCAAACAtcttacatttaaaaataatggaggccactgtgttcttggggaccttcaatgctgcagactttttttggtacccttcccccagaactgtgtctcaacacaatacagtctcggagctctacggacaattccttcaacctcatggcttggtttttgctctgacatacactgtcaactgtgggaccttatatagacaggtgtgtgcctttccaaatcatgtccaatcaattgaatttaccaaaggtggactccaatcaagttgtacaa encodes:
- the lgals3a gene encoding galectin-3, translated to MDFSLADAIADNVPGQAEKASNPNPAAPPPTNPGWPGAAPGAPTQPSAPGGFPGGPQSGPGAPGQFPGSQGPFSSGPGAPGQYPGAPSAPGGFPPGPGVPGQYPAGPGAPGQYPAGPGAPGQYPAGPGAPGQFPGQFPPGGTPGHFPGGPMQYPSEPFQTSPGAPPGPYPNVPYPGAQPGGGMYGPGGPGAAFPPGGGTFPGFPGGAFPPIPPGSWSAGGGGVFPPQPGHPGSFGPGPMGPYGGSAAPGGMLPMPYELPLHAGIMSRLLITIVGEPIVGGERFHVDFLKEEDEEDDEEIVFHLNPRFYEQQVVRNSNLDGSWGPEERDGGFPFVPGQRFELKILVEEDSFKVAVDGNHCLEYEHRAGGFEDVTLLRVVGDVNLYSVAPSMI